The genome window AAGCTCGGCGCCAGTCACTGCATCCCATATCCTGGCGGTGTCATCGGTAGCCGCCGTGATAATGCGCGTTTGGTCACGGCTGAAAGCGACGACTTTGACGCGATCCGTATGGCCCCGGAGCACGCGTAGTTCGGTACCAGTGGCCGCATCCCACAGTCTGGCCGTGCTGTCGTTTTCCCCTGCTCCGGTGATAATCCGCTTGCCGTCTGGGCTGAAAGCAACGCAGTGTACATCGTCCTTATGGCCTCGGAGCGTGACCAGCTCGGTACCCGATTCTGTGTCGTACAATGTCGCGATGTTCCCGCTCGCCGTGATGATCCGCTTGCCGTCCGGGCTGAAGTCGAGATCAGATATGGAGGTGTCGTTGTCGCGATTCCCCCAGGCGGCCACCTTGGCCCCGGTAGTGGCGTCCCACAGTTTGACCGCATAGTCCCATGCGTATCCCCATGTGACGATCCGCTTACCATCTGGGCTGAAGGCAACGTAAGGCGATCCGTTGATGTGTCCGCCAAGAACGGCGGCCTCCGCTCCGGTGGCCGTATTCCAGATTCTCGCAGTGCCGTCACTCGACGCCGATGCAACGCGCTTGCCGTCGGGGCTGAAGTCAATGCTCGTGACTTCGTCTGTATGGCCGCGAAGCACGGCCAATTCGGAACGGCTGGGCATATCCCAGATTCTGACGCTGTCATCGTCGGCACTCGTGGCGACGCGTTTGCCGTCGGGACTGAGAGCAACGCACGGACATGCTTCGATGTCTCCGCGGAGCGCGGTCAGATCGGCCTCGGGGTTGACATCCCAAAGCTTGGCCGTTCCATCATCCCAAGACCCGGTCACGATTCGCTTGCCGTCGGCGCGAATACCCAGGCAGGCAACATCGCCCGCGTGGCCGTGGAGCACTGCCACCTCTTTTCCTGTGGCAGCGTCCCAGATCCTGAGCGGTGATTTGTCTGAACCCGAGACGATTCGCTTTCCATCGGGGCTGAAGCGAACACCATGGATTACATCGCTGGAACTGCAGAACGTAGCCAATTCCGCTCCGTTCGGCGCGGCCCACAACTTGGCCACGCCGTCTTCGGACATCGTGAGCGCCTGTTTGCCATCCGGACTGAACGAGACGTAGACTTCACCAGTATGACCTCGGAGCGTGGTCAGTTCCCTGCCCGTGGCCGCATCCCACAACTTGGCGGTTCCATCTTCGGATCCGGTGAGGATTCTCTTCCCATCTGGGCCAAAAGATGCATCAGTGATCTCCGCGGTGTGACCCTGAAGCTTGATCAGTTCGGTCCCGTTGACTGCGTTGTACACGGTGGCGGCATTGTCCTCGGAATACGCAACAAGCCGCCTACCGTCGGGACTGAAAGCCTGACCCCCCTGACTCGGCAGCGTCAGGATCAGGGTTCCGCTGGTTGCATCCCACAGCGTGGCCCTGTCGTCGTTGCAGAGCGTCACAATCCGCTTGCCGTCCGGACCGAAGGCAACCTCTACCACGGCATCAGCGGGTCCGCGTAGCGTGCGGATCTCAGTTCCAGTCGATGCGTCCCACAATCTGGCTGTTTGGTCGGCGGAACCCGTGGCGATTCGTGTGCCGTCAGGGGAGAAGTCAATTTCGAGGACTGCGCCTGTATGGCCGTTGAGCTCGGACAAGAGCGCTCCCGTGGAGGCATCCCACAGTCTAGCGGTCTTATCCCCGCTTCCCGTGAGGACTCTCCTGCTATCCGGGCTGAAAGCGAGACATTTAATCTCGCCGGTGTGACCCCGGAGGGTGGCCACTTCAGCCCCTGTCAAAGTATCTGAGAGTGTAGCGGCGTTGTCTCGGGCTCCCACCACAAGCCGTGCTCCATCTGGACTGACCTTCACGCAGGAGCGGCGCCTATTATGGGTGATCCCAGCTATGGTGTACGGTAAAGTAGCGATGCTTCGGTCACACATCGTGTCAAGATGGTACCACTCCCACTGCCGGAAGCTCTGTGGGCACAGGTCCAGTCGTGTCCTGGCCATGGCGATATCATGGGCCCGCAGTTCTGCCTCGGCGACCGCCAGGTTGGCAACGTAGGCCTGAAACTCTGTGGCCTGGCGCAGGTGTTCAGCCCGGTCGCGCTCGGCGGTGGCCTGAGTCGTGGCCGCTTGGGCCTGTCGCTTGGCCTGGCCCTCGGATTCGGCGAGTCTCCTGTTCTTCTCGGCCATGACGAAGAGTACGACGGCCGAGACAGCCAGAAGGACTACGAAGGAGGCCGCGACGGCCACCGGGGTTTTGTACCGCCGCAGGCTCTTCCTGAGCACGTACAACGCGCTGTCATGCTTGGCCTCGATCGGATCCCCGGCCAGGTAATGGCCGATGTCCCGGGCCAACTCCCCGGCGCTCTGGTAACGCCGTTCCCGTTCCTTGCTCAGGCACTTCAGGACGATGGTCTCGACCTCGTCATTGATCTGGCGTCGGATGGTGCTGGGCCTGGCCGGCTCGGTCTTCATGATGCGGTCGAGCACGTCCCGGATGTTGCCCACCACCTCATACGGGAACCGGCCGGTCAGCATCTGATAGAGGATCACGCCCAGTGAATACACGTCCGTGCGGATATCGATGTTGGCAGGAGCAGCCTGGGCCTGCTCGGGACTGGCCCACGGCAGGCTGCCCATGAACTGTCCGGTCACCGTCATGAGGGACGGTTCCGTGCCAGCGGACATCTTGGCCAGGCCGAAATCCAGAACGTACGGCACGCCGCTGGAGTCGATCCGAATGTTGCCGGGCTTCAGGTCTCGGTGGATGATGCCCTTCAGGTGTGCAGCATTCACCGCCTCACAGATTTTAACGAAGAGCTTCAGCGTTTCCTCGATCGAGCGCTTGCCGCTGGCCATCCAGACGTCTAACGGCTGGCCGGAGATGTAGTCCATCACGAAGTAGAACATCCCGGCCACGCTGCCGCTGTTGTGGATGGCCACGATATTCGGGTGGTTGAGCTGGCCGAGGACCTCCACTTCGCGGT of Phycisphaerae bacterium contains these proteins:
- a CDS encoding protein kinase, whose amino-acid sequence is MSTNPPSDPDGGRSPERRLIDAAFQQEVGPLAEPSPVSGAPSPLCGFGEHIPGYEITREIHRGGQGVVYQAVQEGTKRKVAIKVMREGPFAGPKDKARFDREVEVLGQLNHPNIVAIHNSGSVAGMFYFVMDYISGQPLDVWMASGKRSIEETLKLFVKICEAVNAAHLKGIIHRDLKPGNIRIDSSGVPYVLDFGLAKMSAGTEPSLMTVTGQFMGSLPWASPEQAQAAPANIDIRTDVYSLGVILYQMLTGRFPYEVVGNIRDVLDRIMKTEPARPSTIRRQINDEVETIVLKCLSKERERRYQSAGELARDIGHYLAGDPIEAKHDSALYVLRKSLRRYKTPVAVAASFVVLLAVSAVVLFVMAEKNRRLAESEGQAKRQAQAATTQATAERDRAEHLRQATEFQAYVANLAVAEAELRAHDIAMARTRLDLCPQSFRQWEWYHLDTMCDRSIATLPYTIAGITHNRRRSCVKVSPDGARLVVGARDNAATLSDTLTGAEVATLRGHTGEIKCLAFSPDSRRVLTGSGDKTARLWDASTGALLSELNGHTGAVLEIDFSPDGTRIATGSADQTARLWDASTGTEIRTLRGPADAVVEVAFGPDGKRIVTLCNDDRATLWDATSGTLILTLPSQGGQAFSPDGRRLVAYSEDNAATVYNAVNGTELIKLQGHTAEITDASFGPDGKRILTGSEDGTAKLWDAATGRELTTLRGHTGEVYVSFSPDGKQALTMSEDGVAKLWAAPNGAELATFCSSSDVIHGVRFSPDGKRIVSGSDKSPLRIWDAATGKEVAVLHGHAGDVACLGIRADGKRIVTGSWDDGTAKLWDVNPEADLTALRGDIEACPCVALSPDGKRVATSADDDSVRIWDMPSRSELAVLRGHTDEVTSIDFSPDGKRVASASSDGTARIWNTATGAEAAVLGGHINGSPYVAFSPDGKRIVTWGYAWDYAVKLWDATTGAKVAAWGNRDNDTSISDLDFSPDGKRIITASGNIATLYDTESGTELVTLRGHKDDVHCVAFSPDGKRIITGAGENDSTARLWDAATGTELRVLRGHTDRVKVVAFSRDQTRIITAATDDTARIWDAVTGAELAQRQGYSHTEWSWRIVVSPDGKRIAARCEDNRLRVWDTVTGAELITLRGPAGRIGSVDFSPDGKQIVTTTSHDPTVRIWDSVPYAQRYAERQAALAAAEKAKPIVTGLHDRLGDWAKVAAAIQEDKSMDEVLRHQALNLVLRSSSAEINARSTTQPSTRPAAMPPAPRPATGTAPETSSVSGPSRHGGDSARHELRTAQSTCSVHEKLRTLHAGPMRAGCNRVQ